A DNA window from Camelina sativa cultivar DH55 chromosome 17, Cs, whole genome shotgun sequence contains the following coding sequences:
- the LOC104754792 gene encoding DUF724 domain-containing protein 3-like, with product MEFVKGDQVEVCSKEDGFLGSYFSATVLSKTPEGSGSGSCYKVKYKNLVSEEDESHRLIEIISADELRPMPPKSLPVVFHRHEKVDAFDKDGWWVGEVTGGRSDLYSIYFETTGEELKYPLYRLRRHLEWVNGDWVSSARRQQ from the coding sequence ATGGAGTTCGTGAAAGGAGATCAAGTTGAAGTCTGCAGCAAAGAAGACGGTTTCTTGGGGTCTTACTTCAGCGCCACGGTATTGTCGAAGACTCCCGAgggatccggatccggatcctGCTACAAAGTTAAGTACAAGAATCTCGTGTCGGAGGAGGACGAATCTCATCGGTTAATCGAAATCATCTCAGCCGACGAACTCCGTCCGATGCCTCCCAAATCTCTTCCCGTAGTGTTTCACCGCCACGAAAAGGTCGATGCTTTCGACAAAGACGGGTGGTGGGTCGGAGAGGTCACCGGTGGGAGAAGCGACTTGTACTCCATTTACTTTGAGACGACCGgcgaggagctcaagtacccacTTTACCGTCTGAGAAGGCATCTCGAATGGGTTAACGGTGACTGGGTTTCTTCTGCAAGAAGGCAACAATAA